The sequence GGCGTTTTGCCTACGTGATCGGCGATGGGCAGATCCATCGGCTCCATATCGATGCCGCCACTGGCGACCTCGACAGCGCTACCGCCGTGGCCGTGGCCGGCGGCAACGGCCGCAAGCTGGGTTTCGATGCCGACGGGCGATTCGCGTTCGTGCCCAACGGCGCGTCGATCGAAGTGTTCCGCCTGGATCAGAGCACCGGCGTTCCGACTTCGCCACCTATGTCGGTCGCGCTGCCTGTCGGCGGCTTCGTCGACGTCGCGGCCGAGCCCAGCGGCCGTTTCGCGTACGTGAGCGCCGGCAGCAACCCCGGCACCCTGCTCGCTTATTCCATCGACCAGACCTCGGGAGCGTTCACTTCGATCGGTTCGGTGCCCTTGGGCACCACACCCTTTGGCATGGCCATCGATCCGACCGGACGCTTCGTGTACGTTGCGAACAGGAACTCTCACAACGTCTCGGCCTACGCCATCAACCCACGAACCGGCGCGCTGACAGCGGTGCCGGGCCAGCCGTTCTCGGTCGGAGCCAACACGCCCAACTCCGTGACCGTGGATCGCACAGGCCGGTTCGCCTACACGGCGAACCAGGGCAACAGCACGATCTCGATCTTCGAGATCGACCGGGCCACCGGCGCGCTCGCTCTGCAAGCTGCGCACCCGGCCGGAGCCGGCGGGCCGCAGTTCTTCGTGCTCACGAAGTAGCGCGGGCCCCGGCGCAGGTCCCGCGAAGCACCGACGCAGTTGGCGCTCATGCTCTGGACCCAGTCGCTGGGGCCGCTCGCGGCCTCCTGGACGCTGGGGAAGGTCGCGTACAACGTCGCGCACAGGCGAACATGGCGAAGGGCTTCGCGGCCAAGGCAAGCTGGCAGGCGCCGCCCGCGTGCCGGACCGGTCACGGCAAGCGGTTTCGCCTTGCCGGCCTGTGCGCAGGGACGCATGGGGTGCGCCGTGGCGAACATCATCTGCGCCTGGTCGCCGCGTCCCGGGCATTCGCCGCTGTTCGATGAATCGCCAACCCGCGACAGGGCCGCATCGGGCATCGTCGATTCGTTTGCCTCGACCTATACCAACAGCTGATTGATGCGGCATGGCCGCGCCATGTCTACTCCAAAGCACCGACCAACGAGCGCAAGATGGTCTGGCGACGAGGAGTCGCTTCGCTTCGCACGCAATGCCCGATGCGTTGCAGCAGCCATCGTGCGCTCACATTGCAACACCACTGGAGCCGCGAAATGCAACGACAAGTCATCCATACCGATCTGGCACCCGCAGCCATCGGCAACTACAGCCAGGCGATCCGCACCGGAAGCACCGTGTACCTGTCCGGGCAGATTCCGATCGATCCGAAGACGCAGAAGATCAGCGCCGCCAGCGCGGAGGAGGAGATCCACCAGGTGTTCTCCAACCTGCGCGCCGTGGCGGAGGCTGCCGGCGGTGACCTGGCGCACGTGGTCAAGCTCACTGTGTACCTTACCGACCTGGCGGATTCGCCCAAGGTCAACAGCATCATGGCCGAGTACTTCTCGCGGCCGTACCCCGCCCGCGTCGCGGTCGGCATTGCGAGCCTGCCCCAGGGATGCCGCGTCGAGGCCGACGCCATCATGGTGCTCGAGTGAAGCGGGCCATATCCCTGCGCCGGTGTCGCCAGACGGGCGATCGCGCATCACGCAAGGCATGCGGCAGCCGCCACCGGGCACACATCCGAACGGAGCAAGAGAACAATGCAAAAGACGGTCGCTGAACAATTCGTCGACACGCTGGTCACCGCCGGCGTCAAGCGCATCTACGGGCTCGTGGGAGACAGCCTCAACGGACTGACCGACGTGATCCGGCGTCGCGGCGACATCGAGTGGGTGCATGTGCGCCACGAGGAAGTGGCCGCCTTCGCGGCCGGCGCCGAGGCCCACCTCACGGGGTCGCTGGCGGTGTGCGCCGGCAGCTGCGGGCCCGGAAACCTGCACCTGGTCAATGGCCTGTTCGATGCCCACCGCTCGCGCGTGCCCGTGCTGGCGATCGCCGCGCACATTCCATCGGCGGAAATCGGTTCGGGCTACTTTCAGGAAACCCATCCGCAGACCTACTTCAGCGAATGCAGCCACTACTGCGAACTGGTGTCCAGCAGCGCGCAGATGCCGCGAACGCTGCAGATCGCCATTCGCGAGGCCGTGGGCAAGCGCGGGGTCTCGGTGGTGGTGATTCCGGGCGATGTGGCGATGCAGCGAGCCGAGGCGGCGCCGCCCATCGACATCGAGAGCCTGCTGCCGGCGCCGCCGGTGGTGACGCCGGCGCCGGCATCGCTGCGCCGGCTGGCCGACCTGCTCCACAGCGGCCGGCGCATCACCATGCTGTGCGGCGCCGGCTGCGCAGAAGCGCACGAGCAGCTCGTCGCGTTGGCCGAACGGCTGCAGGCGCCGGTGGTGCATGCGCTGCGCGGCAAGGAACACGTGGCCTGGGACAACCCGTACGACGTCGGCATGACGGGGCTGATCGGCGTGTCGTCGGGCTACTACGCGATGCGCGATTGCGACGTGCTGCTGATGCTGGGCACCGATTTTCCCTACCGCCAGTTCTATCCGCAAGGCGAGGGCGTGCGCATTGCCCAGGTCGACATACGCCCCGGGCAGATCGGGCGACGCGCGCATGTCGAGCTGGGCGTCGTCGGCGACGTGCGCGCCACCCTGGATGCGCTGTTGCCCTTGCTCGAGCACAACCCGCACGGCGATCACCTCGCGCGCGCACGGGCGCACCACGCACGCGGCGAACGTGCGCTGGACGAACTGGCCGCGATCACGCCAGACAGCCGCCGCATCCATCCGCAGCAGATCGTGAAGACGCTGAGTGACCTTGCGCAAGAGGATGCCGTGTTCAGCTGCGACGTCGGCCTGCCGACCGTGTGGGCCGCGAGGCACCTCCGCATGAACGGAAAGCGGCGGCTGATGGGCTCCTTCGTGCACGGCTCCATGGCCAACGCCATGGCCCAGGCCATCGGCGCACAGGCGACCTTCCGCCAGCGCCAGACGATCTCGCTCTGCGGCGACGGCGGCTTCAGCATGCTGATGGGCGACTTCCTCACCCTGGCCCAACGCGGGCTTCCGGTGAAGGTGGTGGTGTTCAACAACGGCGCACTCGGCTTCGTGGAGCTGGAGCAGAAAGCCACCGGCATCCTCAGCACCGGAACCGACCTGCACAACCCCGACTTCGCCGCCATGGCCGAGGCGGTCGGCATCCGCGGGATCCGGCTCGAACGTCCCGACCAGATCCGGGAGGGCATTGCCGAAGCGCTTGCGCACGACGGCCCCGTGCTGGTCGATGCGGTCGTCAGCCGCACCGAGCTCGCCATGCCGCCGGCGATCTCGAAGGAGATGGCGAAAGGCTTCTCGCTCTACATGCTGCAGGCGGTGATGAACGGCCGGACGGACGAAATCATCGAACTGGCCGCAAGCAACCTGTGGCGCTGAGCAAGCCCATCCCCCGATCGGCGATCCGACAAAAAAGCAAAGAGAGAACTGCATGACTGAACTATGGAAGATGACGGCAAGCCAGCTTGCCGGACTGGTGCGCGCACGCGAAGTGTCGGCACGCGAGGTTGCGCAAGATGCGCTGCAGCGCCTCGACGCCGTCAACCCGAAGATCAACGCGATCGTCGAATGCCGGCCCGACCATGTGCGCTGTCAGGCGGACCGCATCGACGCACTGCTGGCGCAAGGGCACGATCCAGGTCCGCTCGCCGGCGTGCCGGTCACGGTGAAGATCAACGCGGACGAGGCGGGCTTCGCCACCACCAACGGCACTCGCCTGCAGCGTGACCTCGTCGCCGCGCGCAACAGTCCGGCCGTGGACAACCTGCTGCATGCCGGCGCCTTGCTCGTGGGGCGCAGCAACTCGCCCACGTTCGCGCTGCGCTGGTTCACGAGCAATCTGGTCCATGGCAAGACGGTCAACCCCCGCGACCCGCGGCTGACGCCCGGCGGCTCGTCGGGCGGCGGCGCTGCAGCCGTCGCGGCAGGCATCGGCCCGATCGCGCTGGGCAGCGACATCGGAGGCTCGCTGCGCTACCCGGCGTATGCCTGCGGCATCCAGGGATTGCGCCCCAGCTTCGGCCGGGTGCCGGCGTACAACGCGTCGTCGCCGGAGCGCGGCATCGGCCCGCAGCTGATGTCGAGCACGGGCCCGATGGCGCGCAGCGTCGAAGACCTGCGGCTCGCGCTGGCCGCGATGTCGATGACCGACATCCGCGATCCCTGGCACGTGTCCCTCGCATTGGCCGGCAAGCCAATGCCCAGGCGCGTCGCGCTCTGCGTGCGTCCCGATGGCATCGACGTCGCCGCGGAGGTCGAGTCGGCGCTCAGGGACGCGGCGCGCCGTCTGGAAGACGCCGGATGGACCGTCGTCGAAGTGGAGCAGACCCCTTCGCTGCAGGCGCTCGCCGACATCCAGCAGCAGTTGTGGCTCGGCGACGGCTTCGCCAACCTGTCGGACGCGGTCGAGCGCGACGGCGATCCGGGTGCGCGCGCCGTGGTGGACGGTGTGCGCGGTGCCGTCGAAAAGATGCCGCCCGACATCGTGGCCAGTGCCTTGCTGCGACGCGCGACCGAGGCCCGGCGCTGGAGCCTGTTCTTCGAGTACTACGCGGTGATGCTGTTGCCGGTGTCGACCGAACTGCCGTTTCCCGACGACCTGGACCTGCAGGGCAGCGCGGGGTTCCAGCGCGTGTGGGATGCGCAGTTGCCCATGCGCGCCTTTCCGGCCATCGGCCTGCCGGGGCTGGCGGTCACCACGGGTTCCGTCGGCACTACGCCGGTTGGCGTGCAACTGGTCGCCCCGCGGTTCCGCGAAGACCTCTGCCTCGATGCCGGTGCTGACATCGAGGCGCGAGGCGCGCCGATCCCGGTGGTCGACCCGTCGTAGTCCGGCAGCGGGCCGCACCCGGACCGGCGGGGGCGTCCGCTCGGCACCGGGGAGAATGCGGCCGGAAACATCCTTGTGTCTGCGCGCCCGAAACCCCATCCATGAACAGCTACCTTGCCCTTCGAGACCGGAAGTTCGACGTCACCTCGGCGGTGGTGCGGAAGTCCGATGGACTCTGGCGCGTGGAGATCGAGACCGCGCCGAAGGAGTTCGACGGTGAGACGTGGTCACCTGCGCTCGCCCACCAGGGGCTGCGCATGCCGGCGCATGCACCGGCCGGACTGGCGGGCGCGACCACCTCGTGGAGAAGCAGCTCGGACGCCGCGTATCCGCATCCGGAACTGGCCCTGATGTACGTGTTCGGCCACCACGCTGTGTACGACGCGACACTGACGTTCGGACGCTTCAGCGAGGGACACATCGAACTGGTCTGGATTGGCCTCTGCGACGTGTTCTGGGCCGACGACTTCATGGAGGCGGTCCCGTTCGAATGCCGCTGCGTCGCGTCGGTGATGCACGGTTGACGGCGCGGCCCGGCCCGGGGGCGTGGCTGCAGATGAGCGCGATCGACGACAGGCCCCGCAAGGCCTGTGCGCGCGATGCGGATTCGATGCTCGCTCGCGCGCGGGCAGCAGCGCGTGGCTCGAGAACCGCTCCACCGCCACGACCGGACATCGACGTGGTCGCCAATGACGGGGCGTGAACTCCGCCCCCGCAGGAGCTGTCCTGCGTGGCTTCGGGTTCGGTGGCGCCGCAGCGGCGCAGGCCTCCCTTCGAGCGAGAAGGGCGAGGGCCAGCGGTTTTAGAAGTCGATGGACGCCGACAGCATCAGCGTGCGGGGCGCACCCACGGTCGCATAGCCGGTCGTCGTCACCCAGTACGACTTGTTGGTCGCGTTTTCCAGGTTGGCACGCAGCACCACCGGCTTGCCGCCCATCTTGACCACGTAGCGGGCACCCAGGTCCACGCGCGTCCAGCTCGGCATGCGCAGCAGGTTGGCCGCGTCGTAGTACAGCGACGAGGTGTTGATGACGCGGCCGTTCAGGCTCAGCCCCGGCACCCACGGCAGGTCCCAGTCGAGGCCGATGTTGAAGGTGCGGTCCGGCACGCCGTTCGCGTCGTTGCCCTGGTTCACGCCGCCCGGTGTGCGGGTGAGCTTCGCGTCGTTGAACGATGCGCTGGCCATGGCGCGCAGGCCGCGCTGGATTTCGCCGTACGCGGTGAACTCGATGCCGCGGTTGCGCTGCTCGCCGCCGAAGCTGTAGACCAGGGTCGTCGGATCGGTCTGCGCGTTGGGCTTGCGGATGTCGTACAGGGCGACCTGGGTCATGAGGGTGCCCCAGTCCACCTTGACGCCCACTTCGTATTGCTTCGACTTCTGCGGTGCGAACACTTCGCCGCGGTTGGCCGTGGTCGGGCCCGCAACGCCGCCGGCCGTCAGGCCCGCGGTGTAGTTGCCGTAGATGGAAATGTTCTGCTGCGGCTTCAACACCACGCCGACCAGCGGCGTCACCGAGCTGGCGTCGTAGGCCGTCGAGCCGTTGACGCTCTTCTGGTTGATGGTCTGGTCGCGCAGGCCGACGGTCGCGAGGAGGCGGTCGCCGAAGAAGCTCATCGTGTCGGCGATGGCGACGCTGGACTGCACCAGTTCGGCCGACTTGCTCGGCTGGCCGCGCGGGAAGTTGATGGCCGGCAGCGGCGACGGGTTGTAGATGTTGGAGGCGGCTGCGGCGGTGGTCAGCTGGTAGAAGTAGCCGGTTTCGCGCTCCATGCGGTTGCCCGCCACCACCACGGTGTGGCCGATGCTGCCGGTCTTGAATTTCGTGCGGATGCCGATCTCGCCGGACGAAGTCTGGTTGTATTCGTCGTAGTAGCCGTTGCGCACGGTGAAGTTGCCCAGCGTGTTGATGCGCTGCACGGCGGTCGGGAAGCCCTGGTTGCTGGTCACGTCGCTGTAGCCCACGCTGCCGTAGACCATCGTGCTGTCGCTGATGTCGTACTCGAGCCGCGAGATCACGGTCTTGGCCTTGTCCGTCAGCTGTGCGCCCGGATAGAAGGTCGAGCGGCTGTCGGGCGGGGTCGGCACCTGCGTGATGCCCGCGAGGAATGCGCTCTGGG comes from Variovorax paradoxus and encodes:
- a CDS encoding TonB-dependent siderophore receptor; translation: MAQLARQCLGGSLALLAVGAMAQTATGTADNATTTSSTGTSLQEVVVTDQAQSIGGLQKTYSGGQLARGGSLGILGITDLMNVPFSTTNYTSELIENQQGITISDVVMNDASVRTLQARGGYGDDFQIRGFSVGSRDVSMNGLYGLAPSTRMPVEMLERVEVLKGPGSLTNGVGPNGSVGGSINVVTKRAADVPLTRLTGTYMGDRQFGTHLDVGRRFGQDNQWGVRVNGVWRNGEGNIDGGRQRLGLGSIGLDYAGDRLRWSMDGLYTSGRTNEFRPQSAFLAGITQVPTPPDSRSTFYPGAQLTDKAKTVISRLEYDISDSTMVYGSVGYSDVTSNQGFPTAVQRINTLGNFTVRNGYYDEYNQTSSGEIGIRTKFKTGSIGHTVVVAGNRMERETGYFYQLTTAAAASNIYNPSPLPAINFPRGQPSKSAELVQSSVAIADTMSFFGDRLLATVGLRDQTINQKSVNGSTAYDASSVTPLVGVVLKPQQNISIYGNYTAGLTAGGVAGPTTANRGEVFAPQKSKQYEVGVKVDWGTLMTQVALYDIRKPNAQTDPTTLVYSFGGEQRNRGIEFTAYGEIQRGLRAMASASFNDAKLTRTPGGVNQGNDANGVPDRTFNIGLDWDLPWVPGLSLNGRVINTSSLYYDAANLLRMPSWTRVDLGARYVVKMGGKPVVLRANLENATNKSYWVTTTGYATVGAPRTLMLSASIDF
- the poxB gene encoding ubiquinone-dependent pyruvate dehydrogenase, giving the protein MQKTVAEQFVDTLVTAGVKRIYGLVGDSLNGLTDVIRRRGDIEWVHVRHEEVAAFAAGAEAHLTGSLAVCAGSCGPGNLHLVNGLFDAHRSRVPVLAIAAHIPSAEIGSGYFQETHPQTYFSECSHYCELVSSSAQMPRTLQIAIREAVGKRGVSVVVIPGDVAMQRAEAAPPIDIESLLPAPPVVTPAPASLRRLADLLHSGRRITMLCGAGCAEAHEQLVALAERLQAPVVHALRGKEHVAWDNPYDVGMTGLIGVSSGYYAMRDCDVLLMLGTDFPYRQFYPQGEGVRIAQVDIRPGQIGRRAHVELGVVGDVRATLDALLPLLEHNPHGDHLARARAHHARGERALDELAAITPDSRRIHPQQIVKTLSDLAQEDAVFSCDVGLPTVWAARHLRMNGKRRLMGSFVHGSMANAMAQAIGAQATFRQRQTISLCGDGGFSMLMGDFLTLAQRGLPVKVVVFNNGALGFVELEQKATGILSTGTDLHNPDFAAMAEAVGIRGIRLERPDQIREGIAEALAHDGPVLVDAVVSRTELAMPPAISKEMAKGFSLYMLQAVMNGRTDEIIELAASNLWR
- a CDS encoding RidA family protein, translating into MQRQVIHTDLAPAAIGNYSQAIRTGSTVYLSGQIPIDPKTQKISAASAEEEIHQVFSNLRAVAEAAGGDLAHVVKLTVYLTDLADSPKVNSIMAEYFSRPYPARVAVGIASLPQGCRVEADAIMVLE
- a CDS encoding amidase family protein, whose amino-acid sequence is MTELWKMTASQLAGLVRAREVSAREVAQDALQRLDAVNPKINAIVECRPDHVRCQADRIDALLAQGHDPGPLAGVPVTVKINADEAGFATTNGTRLQRDLVAARNSPAVDNLLHAGALLVGRSNSPTFALRWFTSNLVHGKTVNPRDPRLTPGGSSGGGAAAVAAGIGPIALGSDIGGSLRYPAYACGIQGLRPSFGRVPAYNASSPERGIGPQLMSSTGPMARSVEDLRLALAAMSMTDIRDPWHVSLALAGKPMPRRVALCVRPDGIDVAAEVESALRDAARRLEDAGWTVVEVEQTPSLQALADIQQQLWLGDGFANLSDAVERDGDPGARAVVDGVRGAVEKMPPDIVASALLRRATEARRWSLFFEYYAVMLLPVSTELPFPDDLDLQGSAGFQRVWDAQLPMRAFPAIGLPGLAVTTGSVGTTPVGVQLVAPRFREDLCLDAGADIEARGAPIPVVDPS